One uncultured Gellertiella sp. genomic window carries:
- a CDS encoding heavy metal translocating P-type ATPase, whose translation MDDIRTRYRVEGMDCASCALKIDTAARRIDGVNDVAVSVTAGTMTITHDGSADFPKLEKTITGLGYRVRPLAAEGGAQPSKVATCTHDHAGGHGHDHGHDHGHDHEHAAGHGHSHRSAGGGDHGHYHGPLEGVWWKSAKAKLALGAGASLVVAYGLGLALPAIAMPAFLLALLVGLVPVARRAFMAARAGTPFSIETLMTIAAVGAVLIHATEEAAMVVFLFLVGELLEGIAATRARDSIQSLSALVPKTAFVEVDGVVREVDAASLRPGDLLLVRPGDRVAADGVIVSGESGIDESPVTGESVPVRKAAEDPVYAGTINGEAALRVRITASASDNTIARVIRLVQEAQESKAPTERFIDRFSRIYTPGVLIVGALVAILPPLLIDGNWGGWFYKGLAVLLIGCPCALVISTPAAIGAALSAGARRGLLMKGGAVLEQIGKVTVIAFDKTGTLTEGKPVVTDVIAFEGSEDAVITRAAALETGSSHPLAKAILARAEGMVLPAVEGNRAIGGKGVEGVVDGARVFLGSMKAVEALTGLAQGQRSKIAALNGEGKTVSLLLADGRLAGAIALRDEPRPDAIAAIRSLQARGIRTLMLTGDNHLTAQAIGATLGMDVRAELLPEDKQRIIGELKAKGDVVAKVGDGINDAPALAAADIGIAMGGGTDVALETADAAILHGKVGDVERMIRLSRDAMGNIRQNLAIALGLKLGFLVTTIIGVTGLWPAILADTGATVLVTMNALRLLRPRD comes from the coding sequence ATGGACGATATCAGGACCCGCTACCGGGTTGAAGGCATGGATTGCGCGAGCTGCGCGCTGAAGATCGACACGGCGGCCCGCCGGATCGATGGTGTCAATGACGTGGCGGTGTCCGTCACTGCGGGCACCATGACCATCACCCATGATGGATCGGCGGATTTTCCGAAGCTGGAAAAAACCATCACCGGGCTCGGCTACCGCGTCCGGCCGCTGGCGGCGGAGGGGGGAGCCCAGCCGTCAAAGGTGGCGACGTGCACCCACGACCATGCCGGAGGTCACGGGCATGACCACGGGCATGACCACGGCCATGATCACGAACACGCCGCCGGTCACGGTCACTCTCATCGATCTGCCGGGGGTGGCGATCATGGCCATTACCATGGGCCCCTGGAAGGGGTCTGGTGGAAGAGCGCCAAGGCGAAGCTGGCGCTGGGTGCGGGTGCTTCCCTTGTTGTCGCCTATGGTCTGGGTCTGGCGCTCCCGGCAATTGCCATGCCCGCTTTCCTGCTCGCCCTGCTGGTTGGCCTGGTGCCGGTCGCAAGGCGTGCCTTCATGGCGGCGCGTGCCGGAACGCCCTTTTCCATCGAGACGCTGATGACCATTGCCGCCGTCGGTGCGGTGCTGATCCATGCCACCGAAGAAGCGGCCATGGTGGTGTTCCTGTTCCTGGTCGGCGAGCTGCTGGAAGGCATCGCCGCCACCCGGGCGCGTGACAGCATCCAGTCGCTCTCGGCGCTGGTGCCGAAAACCGCCTTTGTCGAGGTGGATGGCGTGGTGCGGGAGGTGGACGCGGCAAGCCTCAGGCCCGGCGATCTCCTGCTGGTGCGCCCCGGTGACCGGGTGGCCGCCGATGGCGTCATCGTCTCCGGAGAAAGCGGCATCGACGAATCGCCGGTGACCGGCGAGAGCGTGCCGGTCCGCAAGGCTGCCGAAGATCCGGTCTATGCCGGGACGATCAATGGCGAAGCGGCGCTGAGGGTCAGGATCACGGCCTCTGCCTCCGACAATACCATTGCCCGGGTGATCCGGCTCGTGCAGGAAGCCCAGGAATCCAAGGCTCCGACCGAGCGCTTCATCGACCGTTTCTCCCGCATCTACACACCCGGCGTGCTGATCGTCGGCGCATTGGTAGCCATCCTGCCGCCCTTGCTGATCGATGGAAACTGGGGTGGCTGGTTCTACAAGGGACTTGCCGTCCTGCTGATCGGCTGCCCCTGCGCCCTGGTGATCTCGACGCCTGCTGCCATCGGGGCTGCCCTTTCCGCCGGTGCCCGGCGTGGCCTGCTGATGAAAGGCGGTGCTGTGCTGGAACAGATCGGCAAGGTCACCGTCATCGCCTTCGACAAGACCGGCACGCTGACCGAAGGAAAGCCCGTTGTCACCGATGTCATCGCCTTTGAAGGCAGTGAAGACGCCGTGATCACCCGGGCCGCAGCGCTCGAAACCGGCTCCAGCCATCCGCTGGCGAAAGCCATCCTGGCGCGGGCCGAAGGCATGGTCCTGCCTGCGGTCGAGGGCAACCGCGCCATCGGCGGCAAGGGGGTCGAGGGCGTGGTGGACGGGGCCCGCGTCTTTCTCGGATCGATGAAGGCGGTGGAAGCGCTGACCGGTCTGGCGCAAGGCCAGCGGTCGAAGATTGCTGCACTGAATGGCGAGGGCAAGACCGTGTCGCTGCTGCTTGCCGATGGCCGCCTTGCCGGTGCCATTGCGCTGCGCGACGAGCCGCGACCGGATGCCATCGCCGCGATCCGGTCCCTTCAGGCACGCGGCATCCGCACCCTGATGCTGACAGGTGACAATCACCTGACCGCGCAGGCCATCGGCGCGACGCTGGGCATGGATGTCCGCGCCGAACTTCTGCCGGAAGACAAGCAGCGGATCATTGGCGAGCTGAAGGCAAAGGGTGACGTGGTCGCCAAGGTCGGCGACGGCATCAATGACGCCCCCGCCCTTGCGGCCGCCGATATCGGCATTGCCATGGGCGGCGGCACGGATGTGGCGCTTGAAACCGCCGATGCCGCAATCCTGCATGGCAAGGTGGGCGATGTCGAGCGGATGATCCGGCTGTCGCGCGATGCGATGGGCAACATCCGCCAGAACCTTGCCATCGCGCTCGGCCTGAAACTGGGATTCCTGGTAACGACGATCATCGGCGTGACCGGCCTCTGGCCGGCGATCCTTGCCGATACCGGGGCGACCGTGCTGGTCACCATGAATGCCCTGCGGCTGCTGCGGCCACGGGACTGA
- the speB gene encoding agmatinase, producing the protein MTFDAERLKALRAKFGDLTGGEIFDPKFRKVADRIFSKSGTRVAPYAGLPTFLAAPYRDVGTDNPDFGDLQVAMSGVPMDLGVTNRNGSRFGPRALRTIERIGPYNHVLECAPTFELRVADIGDIAFASRYRLEQSHEDIERRISQIVEAGVVPLCVGGDHSITHPILKAVGRKRPVGLIHIDAHCDTGGAFDLTKFHHGGPMRNAVLDGVLDPTRTIQIGIRGPAEYLWEFSYESGMTVIHAEEVAAMGIEAVIAKALSVVGDGPTYLSFDIDSLDPAFAPGTGTPEVGGLTTREVLQLLRGLKGVNLVGGDVVEVAPQYDATTNTAQAGAQVLFEILSLMVFSPFVNGRRDI; encoded by the coding sequence ATGACATTCGATGCGGAGCGCCTGAAGGCGCTGAGGGCGAAATTCGGCGACCTCACTGGCGGCGAGATCTTCGATCCGAAGTTCCGCAAGGTGGCCGACCGGATCTTTTCCAAATCCGGGACCCGCGTTGCGCCCTATGCGGGCCTGCCGACCTTTCTGGCCGCGCCCTACCGGGATGTGGGAACCGACAACCCGGATTTCGGGGATCTGCAGGTGGCGATGTCAGGCGTGCCGATGGATCTTGGCGTCACCAACCGCAACGGCTCGCGCTTCGGGCCGCGGGCACTGCGCACCATCGAGCGGATCGGCCCCTATAACCATGTGCTGGAATGCGCGCCGACCTTTGAACTCCGGGTCGCCGATATCGGCGACATCGCCTTTGCCAGCCGCTACCGGCTCGAACAGAGCCATGAGGATATCGAAAGGCGGATCAGCCAGATCGTCGAGGCCGGGGTGGTGCCGCTCTGTGTCGGTGGTGACCATTCGATCACCCATCCGATCCTGAAGGCGGTCGGCAGGAAGCGTCCGGTCGGCCTCATCCATATCGATGCCCATTGCGATACCGGCGGGGCCTTCGACCTCACCAAATTCCACCATGGCGGCCCGATGCGCAATGCCGTGCTCGACGGGGTGCTGGATCCCACCCGCACCATCCAGATCGGCATCCGGGGGCCCGCCGAATATCTCTGGGAGTTTTCCTATGAAAGCGGCATGACGGTGATCCATGCCGAGGAAGTGGCGGCGATGGGGATCGAGGCGGTGATTGCCAAAGCGCTGTCCGTCGTCGGCGACGGCCCGACCTATCTCTCCTTCGACATCGACAGCCTTGACCCGGCCTTTGCGCCCGGCACCGGCACGCCCGAAGTGGGCGGGCTGACGACGCGCGAGGTGCTGCAATTGCTGCGCGGGCTCAAGGGCGTCAATCTGGTGGGCGGCGACGTGGTGGAGGTCGCACCGCAATATGACGCGACCACAAACACCGCCCAGGCAGGCGCGCAGGTCCTGTTCGAGATCCTGAGCCTGATGGTGTTCAGCCCCTTCGTCAACGGCAGGCGCGACATCTGA
- a CDS encoding glycosyltransferase produces the protein MADAMTAEPHVAVLIPCYNEAATIGAVVEGFRAALPEADIFVFDNNSTDGTALKAMLAGATVHTETRQGKGHVVRRMFADIEADIYLMADGDGTYSPADAGHLITELVENRADMVVGTRRGVHDDAGRQGHAFGNRIFNTLYRAIFGTGFSDIFSGYRAFSRRFAKTFPAVSAGFEIETEMSVHVWRLKLPVSEIELDYGRRPEGSHSKLSTFRDGAKILWMFAMLMKETRPFTFFGLLCGLFLATSALLMGPILIEYWQTGLVPRQPTWILSMALLMISFMLLTAGTILDSLARARAEQMRLYYNSMPRLGTLSRPTATERPKKRIKAA, from the coding sequence ATGGCCGATGCAATGACTGCTGAACCCCATGTGGCTGTGCTGATCCCCTGTTACAACGAGGCGGCGACCATCGGGGCCGTGGTGGAAGGGTTTCGCGCGGCGCTGCCGGAGGCCGACATCTTCGTCTTCGACAACAATTCCACCGACGGCACGGCGCTGAAGGCGATGCTGGCGGGGGCCACCGTCCATACCGAGACCCGGCAGGGCAAGGGCCATGTGGTGCGCCGGATGTTTGCCGATATCGAGGCCGACATCTATCTGATGGCGGATGGCGACGGTACCTATTCGCCCGCCGATGCCGGCCACCTGATCACCGAACTCGTCGAAAATCGCGCCGACATGGTGGTCGGCACCCGCCGTGGCGTGCATGACGATGCCGGACGGCAGGGCCATGCCTTCGGCAACCGGATCTTCAACACGCTCTACCGGGCGATCTTCGGCACCGGCTTTTCCGACATCTTCTCCGGCTACCGCGCCTTTTCGCGCCGCTTTGCCAAGACCTTTCCCGCCGTCTCCGCAGGCTTCGAGATCGAGACGGAAATGTCGGTGCATGTCTGGCGGCTGAAGCTGCCGGTGAGCGAGATCGAGCTTGACTACGGGCGTCGCCCGGAAGGCTCCCATTCCAAGCTCTCGACCTTTCGCGACGGGGCAAAAATCCTCTGGATGTTTGCCATGCTGATGAAAGAGACCCGGCCCTTCACCTTCTTCGGCCTGCTCTGCGGCCTGTTCCTCGCCACAAGTGCCCTGCTGATGGGACCGATCCTGATCGAATACTGGCAGACCGGGCTGGTGCCGCGCCAGCCGACCTGGATCCTGTCGATGGCGCTCCTGATGATTTCCTTCATGCTTCTGACGGCGGGCACCATCCTCGACAGCCTGGCGCGGGCGCGGGCAGAGCAGATGCGGCTCTACTATAACAGCATGCCGAGACTCGGCACGCTTTCCCGCCCCACGGCGACAGAACGACCGAAAAAGCGTATCAAGGCCGCATGA
- a CDS encoding aminotransferase, translated as MSRFNPLVERLNPPAIPTVLGWGRAYDGHRGKMIDLSQAVPGYPPHPDMLRFLSEAALSLDNISYGPIEGEPGLRAAYATYVTEAYGTPVAAKNIHITAGANQAFIATCLATMAHGDTIATTNPFYFNEEISLSMLGMKVRQVDCTPQSRFIPDLEAVRAAIDPSVKAFVLVTPNNPTGAIYPEDLLEGIFDICRENGCWLILDETYRDFLPQAISRPHGLFARPDWDETLIGLYSFSKSFCIPGQRMGAITASPELVAQVAKVMDNLQICAPRAAQAAVTRALPALAVWRQDNRVEIDRRAAALKAVMARAPDWRMDSLGAYFAFIRHPFPGVPAAVVAERLARDAGVLCVPGSYFGAAQNGYLRFAFANADAETILLLAERLNGFSIN; from the coding sequence ATGTCCCGTTTCAATCCGCTTGTCGAACGCCTCAATCCGCCCGCCATCCCGACCGTGCTCGGCTGGGGCCGTGCCTATGACGGGCACCGGGGCAAGATGATCGACCTTTCGCAGGCGGTGCCCGGCTATCCACCGCATCCCGACATGCTGCGCTTCCTTTCCGAAGCGGCGCTGTCGCTGGACAATATCAGCTACGGCCCGATCGAGGGCGAGCCGGGCCTGCGCGCCGCCTATGCCACCTATGTCACGGAAGCCTATGGCACGCCCGTTGCGGCGAAGAACATCCACATCACCGCCGGTGCCAACCAGGCCTTCATCGCCACCTGCCTTGCGACCATGGCCCATGGCGATACGATTGCCACCACCAATCCCTTCTATTTCAACGAGGAAATCTCGCTGTCGATGCTGGGCATGAAGGTGCGGCAGGTGGACTGCACGCCGCAATCCCGCTTCATCCCGGATCTTGAGGCAGTGCGTGCCGCCATCGACCCCTCGGTCAAGGCCTTCGTGCTGGTGACCCCCAACAATCCGACCGGTGCGATCTATCCGGAAGACCTGCTCGAAGGGATCTTCGACATCTGCCGGGAAAATGGCTGCTGGCTGATTCTCGATGAAACCTATCGGGACTTCCTGCCGCAGGCGATCAGCCGCCCGCACGGCTTGTTTGCCCGTCCGGACTGGGATGAGACGCTGATCGGCCTCTACAGTTTCTCGAAAAGCTTCTGCATTCCCGGCCAGCGCATGGGCGCAATCACCGCCTCGCCGGAACTGGTGGCCCAGGTCGCCAAGGTGATGGACAACCTGCAGATCTGTGCCCCGCGCGCGGCGCAGGCGGCGGTGACCCGGGCCCTGCCGGCGCTTGCCGTCTGGCGGCAGGACAATCGCGTCGAGATCGACCGCCGCGCGGCGGCCCTGAAGGCGGTGATGGCCAGGGCTCCGGACTGGCGGATGGATTCGCTCGGCGCCTATTTCGCCTTCATCCGCCACCCGTTCCCCGGCGTGCCTGCTGCCGTGGTGGCGGAAAGACTGGCGCGGGATGCAGGCGTGCTCTGCGTCCCCGGCTCCTATTTCGGCGCGGCACAGAATGGCTACCTGCGCTTTGCCTTCGCCAATGCCGATGCCGAAACCATCTTGCTGCTGGCCGAAAGACTGAACGGCTTCAGCATCAACTGA
- a CDS encoding pyridoxal phosphate-dependent aminotransferase yields the protein MADSISSGAAFRPASRISAIGVSEILQIGARAQGLKRAGRDVIILGAGEPDFDTPDFIKKGAMAAIRAGATKYTALDGTPELKAAIAAKFRRDNHLDFAADEITVGTGAKQVIYNAMMATLDPGDEVIIPTPFWVSYADIVTVSGGTPVLVPCGAETGFRLSAERLEAAMTPKTRWLMLNSPSNPSGAAYSRDDYRALAVVLLRHPHVWLLADDMYEHILYDGFAFSTPAEVEPALKERTLTVNGVSKSHAMTGWRIGFAGGPKALIKAMSVIQSQSTSCPSSVSQAAAVVALNGPQEIVRARCLDFQKRRDLVVAGLNAIPGISCPKPEGAFYTFASCQGVIGKTTPDGKVIATDRDFCAWLLDSHDVAMVPGTAFGLAPFFRISYATSEGELKTALQRIAAAVATLV from the coding sequence ATGGCTGACAGCATCTCCAGCGGGGCGGCCTTCCGCCCTGCATCGAGGATCTCGGCGATCGGGGTCTCCGAAATCCTGCAGATCGGGGCCCGTGCTCAAGGCCTGAAGCGCGCCGGGCGTGACGTGATCATTCTCGGTGCCGGCGAGCCGGATTTCGACACGCCCGATTTCATCAAGAAAGGCGCGATGGCCGCCATCCGTGCCGGTGCCACCAAATATACCGCACTCGACGGCACGCCGGAACTGAAGGCGGCGATTGCCGCAAAATTCCGGCGTGACAACCATCTCGACTTTGCCGCAGACGAGATCACCGTCGGCACCGGTGCCAAGCAGGTGATCTACAATGCGATGATGGCGACGCTCGATCCGGGCGACGAGGTGATCATCCCGACCCCCTTCTGGGTGTCCTATGCCGATATCGTCACGGTATCGGGCGGCACGCCGGTACTGGTCCCCTGCGGGGCCGAGACCGGGTTTCGCCTGTCCGCCGAACGGCTGGAGGCGGCGATGACGCCGAAAACCCGCTGGCTGATGCTGAATTCGCCCTCGAACCCCTCGGGGGCCGCCTATTCGCGTGACGACTACAGGGCACTCGCCGTGGTGCTCCTGCGCCATCCCCATGTCTGGCTGCTCGCCGACGACATGTATGAGCATATCCTCTATGACGGCTTTGCCTTCTCCACCCCGGCAGAGGTCGAGCCTGCGCTGAAGGAGCGGACGCTGACCGTCAACGGCGTGTCGAAATCCCATGCGATGACCGGCTGGCGGATCGGCTTTGCCGGTGGGCCGAAGGCGCTGATCAAGGCGATGTCGGTCATCCAGAGCCAGTCGACCTCCTGCCCCTCCTCGGTCAGCCAGGCGGCAGCGGTTGTCGCGCTGAACGGCCCGCAGGAGATTGTGCGCGCGCGCTGCCTCGATTTCCAGAAGCGCCGCGATCTGGTGGTGGCGGGCCTCAATGCCATTCCCGGCATCAGCTGCCCGAAACCGGAAGGGGCCTTCTACACCTTTGCCAGTTGCCAGGGCGTGATCGGCAAGACCACCCCGGATGGCAAGGTGATCGCAACCGACCGGGATTTCTGCGCCTGGCTGCTCGACAGCCATGACGTGGCGATGGTGCCGGGCACCGCCTTCGGACTTGCCCCCTTCTTCCGGATTTCCTACGCCACCTCGGAAGGCGAGCTGAAAACAGCCCTGCAGAGAATAGCGGCCGCCGTGGCAACCCTCGTCTGA
- a CDS encoding Gfo/Idh/MocA family oxidoreductase, which yields MLRFGILSTAKIGRELVVPAIQDAENCVVTAIASRDSGKARAMADRFSVPHAFGSYEEMLASDVIDAVYIPLPTSQHVEWTIKAADAGKHVLCEKPIALKAGEIDVLIAARDRNRVVISEAFMITYTPVWNKVRALLREGAIGRLRHVQGAFTYFNRDPGNMRNIPALGGGGLPDIGVYPTITTRFVTGAEPLRVQATTERDPEFGTDIYSSVRADFGAFELSFYISTQMAARQVMVFHGMEGFIEVKSPFNADRYGAEEIELTNQNHGISQIFRFPDSRQYRCEAEAFARAATGQPAELVSLESSRANQALIDAIYRASERDGWEKV from the coding sequence ATGTTGCGATTTGGCATTCTCTCCACTGCGAAAATCGGGCGCGAACTGGTCGTGCCTGCCATTCAGGATGCGGAAAACTGTGTGGTGACGGCGATTGCCAGCCGTGATTCCGGCAAGGCACGCGCCATGGCCGACCGGTTTTCCGTGCCGCATGCCTTCGGATCCTATGAAGAGATGCTGGCAAGCGACGTGATTGACGCGGTCTATATCCCGCTGCCGACCTCCCAGCATGTCGAGTGGACGATCAAGGCGGCGGACGCGGGCAAGCATGTGCTCTGCGAAAAGCCGATTGCGCTGAAGGCCGGCGAAATCGACGTGCTGATTGCGGCGCGCGACCGCAACCGCGTGGTGATCTCGGAAGCCTTCATGATCACCTATACCCCTGTCTGGAACAAGGTCAGGGCCTTGCTGCGGGAAGGGGCCATCGGCAGGCTCCGCCATGTGCAGGGCGCCTTCACCTATTTCAACCGCGACCCCGGCAACATGCGCAACATCCCGGCACTTGGCGGCGGCGGTTTGCCCGATATTGGCGTCTACCCGACCATCACCACCCGTTTCGTCACTGGTGCCGAACCGCTGAGGGTGCAGGCAACCACCGAGCGCGACCCGGAATTCGGCACCGACATCTATTCCTCGGTGCGTGCCGATTTCGGTGCATTCGAACTGAGCTTCTATATCTCGACCCAGATGGCCGCCCGCCAGGTGATGGTGTTCCATGGCATGGAAGGTTTCATCGAGGTGAAGTCGCCGTTCAATGCGGATCGCTACGGGGCGGAGGAGATTGAACTCACCAACCAGAACCACGGCATCTCGCAGATCTTCCGCTTTCCCGACAGCCGCCAGTATCGCTGCGAGGCGGAAGCCTTTGCGCGCGCCGCGACGGGGCAACCGGCGGAACTCGTCAGCCTGGAAAGCTCGCGCGCCAACCAGGCCCTGATTGACGCGATCTACCGCGCCAGCGAGCGGGACGGCTGGGAGAAAGTGTAA
- a CDS encoding MBL fold metallo-hydrolase, whose amino-acid sequence MAELGSTMQIFRPYPEVFAFYDGRIPGVRIHGPEDNWLDDGAFSLGTCSYAVVDGDEALVYDPQMSLAHARIIRRTLEEAGFTRLRLVLSHWHTDHVAGNEVFRDCEIIANSRTLKALQDNRDALENDDPPIRPLILPGTIFEDHLSLTVGRLDVELRLVDIHSNDGTVLLLKSRDLLLAGDTLEDTVTYVSEPEHLATHLRELDRMAGFGFGRILPNHGDPGIIASGGYDRRLIDATKLYTARLLRLADEPGLAEQGLETFAEDSLATGGIHYFEPYERVHRHNVACVLKALR is encoded by the coding sequence ATGGCTGAACTTGGCTCGACGATGCAGATCTTTCGCCCTTATCCCGAGGTCTTCGCCTTCTATGACGGGCGCATTCCGGGAGTGCGGATCCATGGGCCGGAGGACAACTGGCTCGATGACGGCGCCTTTTCGCTCGGCACCTGTTCCTATGCCGTGGTCGATGGCGACGAGGCGCTGGTCTATGACCCCCAGATGTCGCTTGCCCATGCCCGCATCATCCGCCGCACGCTGGAAGAGGCGGGCTTTACGCGGCTCCGGCTCGTGCTCTCCCACTGGCATACGGATCATGTGGCGGGCAATGAAGTATTTCGCGATTGCGAGATCATCGCCAATTCAAGGACACTGAAGGCGCTTCAGGACAATCGCGATGCGCTCGAAAACGACGATCCGCCGATCAGGCCGCTGATCCTGCCCGGCACGATCTTTGAGGATCACCTGTCGCTGACGGTCGGCAGGCTCGATGTCGAGCTGCGGCTGGTCGATATCCACAGCAATGATGGCACCGTGCTGCTGCTCAAAAGCCGGGATCTGCTGCTGGCCGGGGATACGCTCGAAGATACCGTCACCTATGTCTCCGAGCCCGAGCATCTCGCCACCCATCTGCGTGAACTGGACCGGATGGCGGGCTTTGGCTTCGGGCGTATCCTGCCGAACCATGGCGACCCTGGCATCATCGCATCAGGCGGCTATGACCGGCGGCTGATCGATGCGACGAAGCTTTACACCGCCCGGTTGCTGCGGCTGGCGGACGAACCCGGCCTTGCGGAACAAGGGCTTGAAACCTTTGCCGAAGACAGCCTTGCCACCGGCGGCATTCATTATTTCGAACCCTACGAGCGGGTGCACCGGCACAATGTCGCCTGTGTGCTCAAGGCTCTTCGGTAG
- a CDS encoding SDR family oxidoreductase encodes MRKGQQRVLISAGASGIGKAMAEAFAASGALVAVADADAAALATCPGSWHRAHVDVTDETAVAALFRELEGRFGGLDVLCANAGIAGPTATIENIGLADWQRCVSVNLEGAFLFAKYAVPVMKRQASGAIILTSSTAGIYGYPNRAPYASAKWAINGLMKTLAMELGPFGIRANSICPGAVHGPRMERVMEKEAEAKGTTRDVIYQGYASGTSMRSFVTAQDVASMAVFLGSDAARMVSGQIISVDGHTENPDPKV; translated from the coding sequence ATGCGCAAGGGACAACAGCGGGTATTGATCAGCGCCGGGGCAAGCGGCATCGGCAAGGCGATGGCGGAAGCCTTTGCCGCCTCCGGGGCGCTGGTCGCAGTCGCCGACGCGGATGCCGCCGCGCTCGCCACCTGCCCCGGCAGCTGGCACCGCGCCCATGTCGATGTCACCGACGAGACGGCGGTTGCCGCCCTTTTCCGGGAACTTGAGGGGAGGTTCGGCGGGCTCGACGTGCTGTGCGCCAATGCCGGGATCGCCGGGCCGACCGCGACCATCGAGAATATCGGGCTTGCCGACTGGCAGCGCTGCGTCTCGGTCAATCTCGAAGGTGCCTTCCTGTTTGCCAAATATGCGGTGCCGGTGATGAAACGGCAGGCATCCGGCGCGATCATCCTGACCTCGTCGACGGCGGGGATCTACGGCTATCCGAACCGCGCCCCCTATGCCTCGGCCAAATGGGCGATCAACGGCCTGATGAAGACGCTGGCGATGGAGCTTGGCCCCTTCGGCATCCGGGCCAATTCGATCTGCCCCGGAGCCGTGCATGGTCCGCGCATGGAACGGGTGATGGAAAAGGAAGCCGAAGCCAAGGGCACCACCCGCGACGTGATCTACCAGGGCTATGCCTCCGGCACCTCGATGCGCAGCTTCGTCACCGCCCAGGATGTCGCCAGCATGGCCGTCTTCCTCGGCTCGGACGCCGCCCGCATGGTCTCGGGCCAGATCATCTCGGTCGATGGCCATACGGAAAACCCGGACCCGAAGGTCTGA
- a CDS encoding GtrA family protein, which produces MILSPRLKRLALFVIAGTSGFLTDAGLLHVLITYTPIGPYLARVLSIATAMLVTWQINRNFTFDQSGRSKTDEGVRYGFVGLLGALLNYGVYATLIFTMPLLQPVVAVVAASLAAMGFSYFGYSRFVFGTKNRENT; this is translated from the coding sequence ATGATTCTCTCCCCGCGCCTCAAGAGACTGGCCCTGTTCGTGATTGCCGGCACCAGCGGCTTCCTGACCGATGCCGGGCTGCTGCACGTCCTGATCACCTATACGCCGATTGGCCCCTATCTTGCCCGCGTGCTGTCGATTGCGACCGCAATGCTCGTGACATGGCAGATCAACCGCAATTTCACCTTCGACCAGTCCGGCAGGTCGAAGACCGACGAGGGGGTGCGCTACGGATTTGTCGGGCTTCTGGGGGCGCTGCTGAATTACGGCGTCTATGCGACGCTGATCTTCACCATGCCGCTGCTGCAGCCCGTCGTTGCCGTGGTGGCCGCTTCGCTGGCGGCCATGGGCTTCAGCTATTTCGGCTATTCCCGCTTCGTCTTCGGGACGAAGAACCGGGAAAACACCTAG
- a CDS encoding YigZ family protein, whose protein sequence is MYMLTETGTFAQEIRKSRFVAWAGPVAGEEEVRDFLLRHADPSASHNCWAYRIGPKVRFNDDGEVGGTAGKPILQVIEGQELDHVVVLVTRWFGGTLLGTGGLVRAYGGTAGACLRGLDKGPIITFTRFRVSCDFADLALVKSRLLSMPGLALETESFSAQGGTLAFRLSASDLTKVQDLIRDLTRGRAMMEIAD, encoded by the coding sequence ATGTACATGCTGACCGAAACCGGCACATTTGCGCAGGAGATCAGGAAGAGCCGTTTCGTCGCCTGGGCAGGCCCGGTTGCCGGTGAGGAGGAGGTGCGGGACTTTCTTCTCCGCCACGCCGATCCCTCGGCCAGCCACAATTGCTGGGCCTACCGGATTGGCCCGAAGGTGCGTTTCAACGATGATGGCGAGGTGGGCGGCACGGCGGGAAAGCCGATCCTGCAGGTGATCGAAGGGCAGGAGCTCGACCATGTCGTGGTGCTGGTCACCCGCTGGTTCGGCGGCACGCTGCTCGGCACCGGCGGTCTGGTGCGCGCCTATGGCGGCACGGCGGGTGCCTGCCTGCGGGGGCTGGACAAGGGGCCGATCATCACCTTCACCCGCTTCAGGGTTAGCTGCGACTTTGCCGATCTCGCCCTGGTCAAGTCACGACTGTTGTCGATGCCCGGTCTGGCGCTCGAGACCGAAAGTTTCAGCGCGCAAGGCGGCACGCTCGCCTTCCGCCTGTCCGCCAGCGATCTAACCAAAGTGCAGGACCTGATCCGCGACCTCACAAGGGGACGGGCGATGATGGAAATTGCGGACTGA